Proteins from one Ricinus communis isolate WT05 ecotype wild-type chromosome 9, ASM1957865v1, whole genome shotgun sequence genomic window:
- the LOC8262402 gene encoding monothiol glutaredoxin-S10 — translation MDRVAKLASQKAVVIFSKSSCCMCHAIKRLFYEQGVSPAIYELDEDSRGTEMEWALMRLGCNPSVPAVFIGGKFVGSANTIMTLHLNGSLKKLLKEAGALWL, via the coding sequence ATGGATAGAGTGGCGAAGTTGGCGTCGCAAAAGGCAGTGGTGATCTTCAGCAAGAGTTCGTGCTGCATGTGCCATGCGATCAAGAGATTGTTCTATGAACAGGGAGTTAGCCCAGCAATTTATGAGCTAGATGAAGACTCAAGAGGAACAGAAATGGAATGGGCCCTTATGAGGCTAGGGTGCAACCCTTCGGTCCCTGCAGTTTTCATTGGAGGCAAATTCGTTGGCTCTGCTAATACTATCATGACTCTTCACCTTAATGGCTCCTTGAAGAAATTGCTGAAGGAAGCTGGAGCTCTATGGCTTTAG
- the LOC8262401 gene encoding uncharacterized protein LOC8262401 isoform X1: MFYKRFQEAKTGFERLRLMNYDKYLRKVGLGREDWYFWKQVGKALLCTYTLFGVAWVFNETSPLGWWTLKPRPKEERELAHLYERREFPYPGDAEAMEEFIAKGGMIGTAIGPKGTVENDKDSYNYQKELQNKKLEQEAQKLWIRMRNEVIQELQEKGYDVE; the protein is encoded by the exons ATGTTTTACAAACGTTTTCAAGAAGCCAAAACAG GATTTGAACGTCTAAGATTGATGAATTACGACAAGTACTTGAGGAAAGTAGGATTGGGAAGAGAAGACTGGTATTTCTGGAAGCAAGTAGGCAAGGCTCTGCTATGTACCTACACGCTATTCGGCGTTGCTTGGGTCTTCAATGAAACATCACCACTTGGTTGGTGGACTTTAAAGCCGAGGCCAAAAGAGGAGAGAGAGCTAGCTCACTTATATGAGAGGCGTGAATTTCCATACCCAGGTGATGCAGAAGCAATGGAAGAGTTTATTGCAAAGGGGGGAATGATTGGTACCGCAATTGGGCCAAAAGGGACTGTGGAAAATGATAAAGATTCGTATAATTATCAGAAAGAATTGCAGAATAAGAAGCTTGAACAAGAAGCACAGAAATTGTGGATTAGAATGAGAAATGAGGTTATTCAAGAACTTCAAGAGAAAGGGTATGATGTTGAATGA
- the LOC8262401 gene encoding uncharacterized protein LOC8262401 isoform X2 has translation MNYDKYLRKVGLGREDWYFWKQVGKALLCTYTLFGVAWVFNETSPLGWWTLKPRPKEERELAHLYERREFPYPGDAEAMEEFIAKGGMIGTAIGPKGTVENDKDSYNYQKELQNKKLEQEAQKLWIRMRNEVIQELQEKGYDVE, from the coding sequence ATGAATTACGACAAGTACTTGAGGAAAGTAGGATTGGGAAGAGAAGACTGGTATTTCTGGAAGCAAGTAGGCAAGGCTCTGCTATGTACCTACACGCTATTCGGCGTTGCTTGGGTCTTCAATGAAACATCACCACTTGGTTGGTGGACTTTAAAGCCGAGGCCAAAAGAGGAGAGAGAGCTAGCTCACTTATATGAGAGGCGTGAATTTCCATACCCAGGTGATGCAGAAGCAATGGAAGAGTTTATTGCAAAGGGGGGAATGATTGGTACCGCAATTGGGCCAAAAGGGACTGTGGAAAATGATAAAGATTCGTATAATTATCAGAAAGAATTGCAGAATAAGAAGCTTGAACAAGAAGCACAGAAATTGTGGATTAGAATGAGAAATGAGGTTATTCAAGAACTTCAAGAGAAAGGGTATGATGTTGAATGA